The Candidatus Denitrolinea symbiosum DNA window CGCGATTTTAATTACGTGGAGGATGTGGCAGACGCGTTTCTGCTTTGCGCTTCCAACCCCGTCGCAAAAGGAAAAACCTACAACCTCGGCGCGGCTCCGATCCGCCTGACGGAACTGGCCGAATTGCTGATAGCCCTGAATGGAGGCGGCTCCTACTCTCTGATCCCCTTTCCCCCGGAGCGGGCGGCCATCGAAATCGGGAATTACGCCGGGGACTACTCCCTCATCCAAAAGGAACTAGGCTGGGAACCCTCGGTCTCCCTCGCAGATGGGCTGAGCCGCAGCCTTGAATTCTACCGCGCCAACCAGGCGCATTATTGGTGACATGCAGGAAATTCCCCTCATCGACCTGGCTGCTCAATACCGCTCCATCGGGACCGAAATCGGCGCGGCGGTGGAGGGCGTCCTCGCGCGCGGCAACTTCATCCTGGGCGAGGAGACTTCGGCCTTCGAGGAGGAATTCTCCGCGTATTGCGGCGTCGCGCATGGGGTCGGCGCGGCGAGCGGGACGGACGCCATCTTCCTGGCTTTGCGCGCCTGCGGCATCGGGGCTGGCGACGAAGTCATCACCTCCGCGCACACCGCGGTCGCGACCGTCGCCGCGATCGAATTGGCCGGCGCGCGCCCGGTTCTGGCGGATGTGGACCCGCGGACCTTCACCCTCGATCCGCGGCAGATCGAAGACAAGGTCACGGCCCGGACGCGCGCCGTCATCCCCGTCCACCTCTACGGCTGCCCCGCCGACCTGACGCCCATCCTCGAGATCGCCGACCGGCGCGGCCTCGTCGTCATCGAGGATTGCGCCCAGGCGCACGGCGCGGCCTACCGCGGCCGAAAAGTCGGCGGCTGGGGACGGACCGCGGCCTTCAGCTTTTATCCCACTAAGAACCTCGGCGCGGGCGGCGACGCGGGGATGCTCCTCACCGACGACGCGGCCTTGGCGGAAAAGACGCGGCTGCTCCGTCAATATGGATGGAGGCAAAGATACATCAGCGAAATCAAAGGCGTCAACAGCCGCCTGGACGAGATTCAAGCGGCCATCTTGCGGGTAAAACTCAAATATCTGGACCGATGGAATCAAAGACGGCGGGCGATTGCCGCGCGCTATCGCGCGCTCCTCGCCGAAAACGGCCTCGGCCTGCCGATCGTCCCTGAGACGGCGCGGCACGTTTTCCACCAATTTGTGATCCGCAGCCGCCAGCGGGACGAACTGCGCCGCTACCTGGCCGAAAGACGCGTCCACACCGCCATCCACTATCCCGTCCCGATTCATCTTCAACCCGCCTTTAGCGGACTCGGCTGCCGCGCGGGAGATTTCCCGATCGCCGAGGAACTTGCAGGTCAAATCCTTTCCCTGCCGATCTATCCAGAACTGACCGACGAAGCGGTGGAGAGAGTCTGTGAATTGATTCGGGAATTTCAATCGAAAATGTAGATTGGATTGCCATCCTGATTTACGCGTATGTTTTGCAGCAGTTATAATTCCTTCGTTTCACCATGCGGAGTCGTTGAATGTCATCCGAAACCAAATCCATCCTCCTGTTTCTACTTTCCGCCATCCTTCTCTTCCTCGGCTTCGACCGCAACTTCCTGCGCCTCGTCCCGGCAAAGGCTTTTGCCGACTTCGACAAGGGAAGCGAGAGCCTCGTCATCGGCCGCCTCGTCTGGACGCGCCAGCATGGCTTCTTCGTCGACGGCGCGTTGCTCGGCACGGGCGACGCGCCCACGCCTTTCCTCGGCGACGCGGGACGCGACCGTCAGTATGAAACTTATCTCGCTGACGGCGAATTTCAAACCTATGCGGTCTATAAATCCCAAAGCGGCGGACAAGCCTGGCTCTTCAGCGCGCTCGATTCGCTCAGCCCGTTTTCCGCGTCCACAAACCTCCGTCTCTTCCGCGCCCTGACCGCGGCTCTCTTCGCGCTCACGCTTGCCGCGCTCATTCTTTGGTTCCATGGTCAATTCGGATTCGTCCCTGCGCTCTTTGTCCTCTTCACCAGCCTCATTTCCTATTGGTTGACGATCTATGGTCGTAACCTTTTCTACTTTGTTTGGGACTGTTTCCTCCCGATGGTCGCCGCTCTCTTTCTGCTCGACTCTGAATCCCGCCGCGCTTCGTGGAGCGGCCCCCGCTTCTATCTGACCGTCGGCCTGCTCCTCTTTCTCAAAGGCTTCCTCAGCGGGTACGACTTCCTCCTCCCCCCTATGGGGATGGTCGCCGTCGCGCTCGTTTACTACGCCCTCAAAGATAAATGGGGATTCTGGAAATTTACGCGTCGCCTCTTGCTGACGGGACTCGCCTGCGCGGTCGGGATTACCGCCTCGTTTGGGCTTCTCGCCGCGCAGATCGGCTCGGTGACCGGCCGATTCTCGGACGGCATCCTCCACATCGTCAACACCATGGGACGGCGGACATTCGGCACGCCGCTCGATCCGTCTCAATCCGATTTATACGCGCAGGGACAACATGCCAATCTGCTTCAAGTCATCTCCCTCCAATTGAACAAGACCGCTCTCTTTGCCGGCATCAGCTTTCTCCGCATATTCATTGTTTTCGCGGTCGCCACAGTCATCGTGGCGCTTATCCTTTACTTCCGCCGCGCTAAACTGGGGGATGTCTCCGCCATCCACGCTTTGCTTATTACCGCCTGGGTTTCGTTCGCCTCGCCGTTTGCCTGGCTGGTCATCTTCAAAGCGCACGCCTACTATCATCCCTTCACCACGCCCATCATCTGGCACATGCCGACTATGTTCTTCGGCTATGCTGTGTGCGGACTTCTCCTTGTTCTCCCGTTCCGCAATAAAAAAGAATCAGGAAGTTCAGCTTCCTGATTCCCTGCTTCTACGGTTGCTCTTTTGCACAGGTTATGCCGACGTTGAGAGCGTCCCTTATGCAAAGGGAGAGATACGTTCTCTAACGCGCTTTTGCAAGATGTCCGTATTGCTTTTCTCTATCCCGTCTTCACCTTCATGTTCGCCATGCCGCTAAACGTCGCCGCGCACCACTTGTCCTTGTCAATCTGGACCCACGCGCCCTCGGAATACAAAAGCGCCGACGTCACCACGGTTCCCTTCTTCAATCTATCCACGATGCTGTAGTGGATACCGGGACCGCTTCGCACGTTCAACTCCTCGGCTGTCACCTCGAACTTCATGGAGGGCAGCGCCACCGAACCGGGCATACCTGGGTCCGGCGCGGTCTGTCCTGCGAGATAAGGCAGGGGATCCATGTAGCCCTTATAAGCGTCGGTCTGATTCGAGCCGCGCAGCCCAAAGTGCAGGTGCGGACCGGTACTCGCTCCCGTGTTGTTGCTAAATCCGATCACCGCGCCCGCCTCCACGGTCTGTCCCGCCGACACGCTGGTTTGCATCAGGTGGGCGTAATACGTGTAGTAGACCGTCGCGCCGTCCGTGTGCTTCAATTTCACGTAATTTCCATAGCCCCCATTTTCAAAAGAGACCTTGTCCACCGTGCCTTTGGCCGCCGCCTTTACCGGCGTGCCGTTCGAGACCCCGATATCCAGGCCGTTGTGCCCAGGAAAACCCCATTGAGCGTAGAGCGACGGATTCTCGCCGAACTTCTGTGTGATCGGCCCGCTGACCGGGTAGATAAGTGTGATTGCCATGGAAGACTCCTCTCTGGGTTGAATGACGCAACTATAGCACAATGTATAATGACGGACAATGCCGAGACGACTCGTCTGCCTGCTCTTCCTCTGGACTTTGACCGCCTGCGCCTCCACCCCTGACCTCGCGCCGGCCGCGCCGGCCCGGCCTGTTTCCACGCCCCGGCCGCGTACTGCCGCGCCCGTCCCTTCGTCCGTCCCCACGCCGACTTTGACCTATCGTCAGGCGATCTTTCCCTACACCGTCGAAGGACTCCGCCAGCGCGGCTACCAAAGCGGCAGCGTGACCGTCGTCGGCCTCATCGAAGAGACGAAAGACTTCGCCAGTTACCTCATCGAATACCCCTCCGACGGGCTGAACATCCGCGGCGTGATGCAGATCCCTACGCGCGGCGAACCGCCCTGGCCCGTCATCGTGATGAATCATGGATGGTTTTCGCGTTCCGTCTTCCGCTCTGGAGACGGAACCGCCCGCGCCGCCGAATACCTGAACACGCGCGGCTACCTCACCATTGCCCCCGACTATCGGAGTTGGGGAACGTCCGATGTCGGCCCCAGCCTCTTCTACTCCGGCCTCGCCATTGACGTGGTCAACCTGCTTCTCGCCATCCCCTCCATCCCGCAGGCGGACGCGGCCCGCGTCGGGTTGTGGGGACACAGCATGGGCGGCGCGGTGACGATGAAAGCGCTGACGATCGTCGGGGAGAATCCCTCGATGGCGGCGGACCCGGCTCATCCGCTGGTCCGCGCCGCGGTCCTGTATTCCACCGTCAGCGCGGACCAGGCCGACGCGTTGACGCGGTGGGGCCCGGGCTGTTTCGGCGACATCCTCGCGGGCGAATCCCGCATGGATTGCAATTCCTCCGACGTGCTTCATCCAGATTTGCCCGCCGAGGTTTTGGCAGCCTATTCCCGCGCGGCCGGCGATCCTGACATGCTGAAACTCGTCTCACCGATCAACTATCTCGAATACGTGACCGTCCCCGTGCAGATCAACTACGGCACATGGGATGGCGAGGAACTTTCAGGCACGCCGCCCGAGTGGTCTGTTAAATTGGCCCAGGCGTTCCTCGACGCGGGAAAACCCGTGAAACTGATCGCGTACGAAGAACAACGCCATTCCTTCGTCAATGAAGCCTGGTACCGCTTCATGGAAAACGCGGCGAAGTTCTTCGACCAATACGTGAAAAATTAAGTAGGTCTCTTGCAAAAGCGCGCGGGATATGCTTTGAAACGAGAGAACCTTCGCGTCCTTCGCGATGAGAATCTGCAAAGAGACTGTTTCTTGCGTACACAGATTACGTGGATGGAACCATTAAAAATCCGCGCTTGTCTGTGCAATCCGCCAAATCCGTATACAAAAGAAACGCTCTGCATGACGTCAAATTTCTCCTTGACCAATTCCGCGTAAGAGGTATAAAATTCAGCCATCTTATCCAGAAAGGAGGCACGCCACAAATGAAAAGCGTCTCGGTTGTCGTCAGCCACGTTCTTTACGCGCCTCCTGTACGGGAAGAATCCGCTTAACCCTCCCTGGGCTTGGTTTCCTTTCCGCAGGCGCGCAACCCTGCGGATTTTTTGTTTAACGCGGGGAAAGTTGACCAGAACCCGAAAAATCCATTTTCGGAAACGATTCACAAGGTAGAAACAATGAGCAAGAATCAACTCCTCGAGTTCATCGAAGAACTCGACGACACACAGACAGACGATGTCGAACAACCCGTCGGCGCGCGGGTTTCCAAAAAGCGCCAGTCGGGGCGGCGCGAGAAGGAGGCGCGGCTCTTTGTCCGCGCGCAGGAGTTCGCCCGCGATTTCCAGTTTACTTACAAAGCGGCGCGCTTCGAGGAGGCCTGGCTGTTGGATTCGCTGAACGACCTGGCTGAACACGGCTGGATCAGCGACGTGCTCCGCAAAGCCAAAGTCGGCAAGGAAGCCTCGGTCTATCTATGCAGGCCGGGTCCTGCCGCGGCTAAGTCGAAATTCGTGGCCGCCAAGGTTTACCGTCCGCGCACGCTCCGCAGTTTGAAGAACGACCAGCAGTATCGCGACGGCCGCGCCGACCTCGACGGCGACGGTCACGTCGTCTTCAAGGAGGCCGAAGTCCACGCCATCGCCAGGCGGAACACTTTTGGCGAGGAACTCCGTCACCAGTCGTGGATCGCGCACGAGTTCCGCGCCCTGGAGATTCTCTTCAAAGCGGGCGCCGACCTGCCGCGTCCCTACGCGCGGGCAGGGAACGTCATCGTGATGGACTTCGTGGGCGACGCGCTCGGGTCCGCGCCGACCCTCAACGAGGTCCGGTTGGAAGCGGGCGAAGCACGGCCGCTCTTCGAGCGCGCGATGCGCAACGTCGAGATCCTGCTCTCGCATGGATTCGTCCACGGCGACTTGTCGGCGTACAACATCCTGTACTGGGAGGGCGACATCCGCCTGATTGATTTCCCGCAGGCGGTCTCGCCGAAGGACAACCGCAACTCATTTCGCATCTTCTCGCGAGACGTGTCGCGGCTGTGCGGATATTTCGCCAAACAGGGCGTGGACTCGGATCCGCGCCAGATCGCGGCCGACCTGTGGGCGCGGCACGGATTCAAGTCGAAAGAGGAACCCCATCTGCTCCAGGCGTGATCCGTGTACG harbors:
- a CDS encoding erythromycin biosynthesis sensory transduction protein eryC1 translates to MQEIPLIDLAAQYRSIGTEIGAAVEGVLARGNFILGEETSAFEEEFSAYCGVAHGVGAASGTDAIFLALRACGIGAGDEVITSAHTAVATVAAIELAGARPVLADVDPRTFTLDPRQIEDKVTARTRAVIPVHLYGCPADLTPILEIADRRGLVVIEDCAQAHGAAYRGRKVGGWGRTAAFSFYPTKNLGAGGDAGMLLTDDAALAEKTRLLRQYGWRQRYISEIKGVNSRLDEIQAAILRVKLKYLDRWNQRRRAIAARYRALLAENGLGLPIVPETARHVFHQFVIRSRQRDELRRYLAERRVHTAIHYPVPIHLQPAFSGLGCRAGDFPIAEELAGQILSLPIYPELTDEAVERVCELIREFQSKM
- a CDS encoding aminopeptidase/acylaminoacyl peptidase gives rise to the protein MPRRLVCLLFLWTLTACASTPDLAPAAPARPVSTPRPRTAAPVPSSVPTPTLTYRQAIFPYTVEGLRQRGYQSGSVTVVGLIEETKDFASYLIEYPSDGLNIRGVMQIPTRGEPPWPVIVMNHGWFSRSVFRSGDGTARAAEYLNTRGYLTIAPDYRSWGTSDVGPSLFYSGLAIDVVNLLLAIPSIPQADAARVGLWGHSMGGAVTMKALTIVGENPSMAADPAHPLVRAAVLYSTVSADQADALTRWGPGCFGDILAGESRMDCNSSDVLHPDLPAEVLAAYSRAAGDPDMLKLVSPINYLEYVTVPVQINYGTWDGEELSGTPPEWSVKLAQAFLDAGKPVKLIAYEEQRHSFVNEAWYRFMENAAKFFDQYVKN